From the genome of Muricauda sp. SCSIO 64092, one region includes:
- a CDS encoding endonuclease: protein MSQNRYNGKNKECIIAFYNLENLFDTHDDPYTLDDDFTPKGFKKWRDGRYRSKIKKLGRAISKIGEEEGLHPPVLVGIAEVENDKVVEKLLGTKYLRDIPYDYVHFDSPDERGIDTGLVFNKDHFTVEQAETLPLLIEDDEGDRDYTRDILYVRGLLNGEGIHVFVNHWPSRRDGADETKYKRIEAANTILRKLTSINDRAENLNVMIMGDFNDDPNSESIETLLTSGYFINPMQKLLSPQTGSANYKGKWSLFDQIILSHSFLNHEPGTHIFQQAAIFAPRFLKEWKGKYKGNPFRTFVGKKYIGGYSDHFPVYVVMRFND from the coding sequence ATGTCCCAAAACAGGTATAATGGCAAAAACAAGGAATGTATCATTGCATTCTACAATTTGGAAAACCTTTTTGATACCCATGACGACCCCTATACTTTGGACGACGATTTTACACCAAAGGGATTCAAGAAATGGCGGGATGGACGGTATCGTTCCAAAATCAAAAAATTGGGAAGGGCCATATCGAAAATTGGGGAGGAAGAAGGGTTGCACCCGCCTGTATTGGTCGGTATTGCGGAAGTGGAGAATGACAAAGTGGTCGAAAAACTATTGGGGACCAAATACCTTAGGGACATCCCTTACGATTATGTACATTTTGACTCCCCGGATGAGCGGGGCATCGATACCGGGCTCGTTTTTAACAAGGACCATTTTACGGTAGAGCAGGCAGAGACCTTGCCCTTACTTATTGAAGATGACGAGGGTGATAGGGATTACACCAGGGACATCCTTTATGTTAGAGGGCTATTGAACGGAGAGGGAATCCATGTTTTTGTAAATCACTGGCCCTCAAGAAGAGATGGCGCGGACGAGACCAAATACAAACGTATTGAGGCTGCAAATACCATTCTAAGGAAGCTAACATCGATAAATGATAGGGCAGAAAATCTGAATGTTATGATCATGGGGGATTTTAATGATGACCCAAATTCCGAGAGTATCGAGACGCTGCTGACCTCAGGATATTTCATCAATCCCATGCAAAAACTCCTGTCCCCGCAGACCGGGAGTGCCAATTATAAGGGAAAATGGAGTTTGTTCGATCAAATTATCCTTTCACATAGTTTTCTAAACCATGAGCCAGGAACACATATTTTTCAACAGGCGGCCATCTTTGCACCCCGTTTTCTGAAAGAGTGGAAGGGAAAGTATAAAGGAAACCCATTCCGAACTTTTGTGGGCAAAAAATATATCGGGGGCTATAGCGATCATTTCCCGGTCTATGTCGTGATGCGTTTCAACGACTAG
- the hflX gene encoding GTPase HflX has translation MLEKKAITLEKGILIGVINKNQSLEKVTEYLDELEFLTYTAGGEVSKRFVQRMEVPNPKTYIGTGKMEEVQTYVKENDIGSVIFDDELTPAQQNNIEKLLRCKILDRTSLILDIFAQRAQTSYARTQVELAQYEYLLPRLTGLWTHLERQRGGIGMRGPGETEIETDRRIVRDRIALLKKKLTKIDRQMETQRGNRGALVRVALVGYTNVGKSTLMNVISKSDVFAENKLFATLDTTVRKVVIGNLPFLLSDTVGFIRKLPTQLVESFKSTLDEVREADLLLHVVDISHPNFEAHIASVHKILDEIESSDKKTIMVFNKIDQYEPEVIEEGDLETERTKSHFTLEEWQKTWFNKIGDRALFISALNKENLDDFRKRVYQEVRRIHVTRFPYNNFLYPENLDEYA, from the coding sequence ATGCTCGAAAAGAAAGCCATTACACTGGAAAAAGGGATACTTATTGGGGTAATCAATAAGAATCAAAGTTTGGAAAAGGTTACCGAATATTTGGACGAACTGGAATTCCTTACCTACACTGCTGGAGGGGAAGTAAGCAAAAGGTTTGTGCAACGTATGGAAGTGCCCAACCCAAAAACGTATATCGGGACCGGAAAAATGGAGGAAGTACAGACCTATGTAAAGGAAAATGATATAGGTTCCGTCATTTTTGATGATGAACTCACCCCCGCCCAACAGAATAATATTGAAAAACTGCTTCGGTGCAAAATCCTGGATCGAACCAGTCTAATTCTGGATATTTTCGCGCAGCGCGCCCAGACCAGTTATGCAAGGACCCAGGTGGAATTGGCGCAATATGAGTATCTCCTCCCCAGGCTTACCGGGCTTTGGACACACTTGGAAAGGCAACGGGGGGGAATTGGAATGCGGGGTCCCGGGGAAACCGAAATTGAAACGGATAGACGTATTGTGCGGGATAGGATCGCTTTGCTCAAAAAAAAGTTGACCAAGATCGATCGTCAGATGGAGACCCAGCGCGGCAATCGTGGTGCCCTTGTCCGTGTGGCCCTGGTGGGGTATACCAACGTAGGAAAGTCCACTTTGATGAACGTGATAAGCAAAAGCGATGTTTTTGCGGAAAACAAGCTCTTTGCCACCCTGGATACCACGGTACGAAAAGTGGTTATCGGAAATCTTCCCTTTCTATTGAGTGATACCGTAGGTTTTATACGAAAGCTCCCTACACAATTGGTAGAAAGCTTTAAAAGTACTTTGGATGAGGTACGCGAAGCCGATTTACTGTTGCATGTAGTGGATATTTCCCACCCTAATTTTGAAGCGCATATTGCATCGGTTCACAAGATTTTGGATGAAATTGAAAGTTCGGATAAAAAGACCATAATGGTCTTTAACAAAATCGATCAGTATGAACCGGAGGTTATTGAAGAGGGCGATCTGGAAACAGAACGAACCAAATCCCATTTTACTTTGGAGGAATGGCAAAAGACATGGTTCAATAAAATTGGCGACAGGGCCCTGTTCATTTCGGCATTGAACAAGGAGAATCTGGACGATTTTAGAAAGCGGGTTTACCAGGAAGTGCGCCGTATTCACGTTACCCGATTTCCCTACAACAACTTTTTGTATCCGGAAAATCTGGACGAATACGCTTAA
- a CDS encoding DUF3078 domain-containing protein, translated as MKKAVLALLALGGMLCAHAQTEDELKTQLAEKKDSIAAIQGRVDAIQAQIDALPGWKIGAFGTIGGTISQFNNWFAQGTPNNNAGNIGITGNAFANLQQEKFFWRNALTTNLTWVKIDDKDDPNDDDSFQPTTDVFNLSSLYGRKLSEKWAVSGLMEYRTTLLNNFNDPGYLDLGVGVTWTPITNLVVVIHPLNYNFVFAEDDTIFNSSAGAKILADYTRQIGAISFKSNVSIFASYEDSDLSNWTWTNGFAYTLWKAIGVGFDFGLRSNKQEALNYEVNTLGNTTATFDTIDNELQTFWTLGLSYAF; from the coding sequence ATGAAAAAAGCAGTCTTAGCATTACTTGCTTTGGGGGGAATGCTATGTGCCCATGCCCAGACCGAGGATGAGCTAAAAACACAATTGGCTGAAAAAAAGGATTCCATTGCTGCTATCCAGGGGAGGGTAGATGCCATTCAAGCTCAAATTGATGCTCTACCAGGCTGGAAAATTGGGGCATTTGGTACCATTGGTGGAACCATTTCCCAATTCAACAATTGGTTTGCACAGGGCACGCCAAACAACAATGCCGGAAACATTGGCATTACGGGCAATGCTTTTGCCAACCTACAGCAGGAGAAGTTCTTTTGGAGAAATGCCCTGACCACAAATTTGACATGGGTAAAGATTGACGATAAAGATGACCCCAATGACGATGATAGTTTTCAACCCACTACGGACGTTTTCAACCTTTCCTCCCTTTATGGTAGAAAATTGAGCGAAAAATGGGCCGTTTCGGGATTGATGGAATATCGCACTACATTGTTGAACAACTTTAATGACCCCGGCTATCTGGATTTGGGTGTAGGGGTCACCTGGACGCCCATTACGAATCTGGTTGTGGTGATCCACCCATTGAACTACAACTTTGTCTTTGCCGAGGACGATACCATTTTCAATTCATCGGCAGGGGCAAAAATCCTAGCGGATTACACAAGGCAAATAGGAGCAATCAGCTTTAAAAGTAATGTATCCATATTTGCAAGTTATGAAGACAGTGACCTTAGCAATTGGACCTGGACAAATGGATTTGCCTATACGTTATGGAAAGCCATTGGGGTTGGTTTCGACTTTGGATTGCGCAGCAATAAACAGGAAGCCTTGAACTACGAAGTAAATACCCTTGGCAATACCACCGCCACTTTTGATACCATTGATAACGAACTCCAAACATTTTGGACCTTGGGACTCAGTTACGCTTTTTAA
- a CDS encoding DUF2480 family protein — protein MSEIVNRVAQSKLITFDLEELYPTGQRLVLDIKDWLFEGLILREKEFRTKALEHDWTQYQDHYVALTCSSEAIIPGWAYMFLASRLGPFAKKVVVGDLETLETAIYQDVLRDLDVSTFKDKPVIIKGCSHKPVPQNAYIFAVEKIQEVAKSVMYGEACSSVPIFKRR, from the coding sequence ATGTCTGAAATAGTAAATAGGGTAGCCCAAAGCAAATTGATCACCTTTGATTTGGAAGAATTGTATCCAACAGGTCAGCGATTGGTCCTGGACATTAAGGACTGGCTTTTTGAAGGGCTTATTTTAAGGGAAAAGGAGTTCCGAACCAAGGCGTTGGAACATGATTGGACGCAGTACCAAGATCACTATGTGGCTTTGACCTGCTCATCGGAAGCCATAATTCCGGGTTGGGCCTATATGTTTCTGGCGTCCCGCTTGGGACCGTTTGCCAAAAAGGTGGTGGTTGGTGATTTGGAAACCTTGGAAACGGCGATTTATCAAGATGTCCTGCGGGATTTGGATGTGTCCACTTTTAAGGATAAACCGGTTATTATAAAAGGGTGTTCCCATAAGCCCGTCCCCCAGAATGCCTACATTTTTGCCGTGGAAAAGATCCAGGAGGTCGCCAAAAGTGTAATGTACGGGGAAGCCTGTTCTTCGGTGCCTATTTTTAAACGGCGGTAG
- a CDS encoding iron-sulfur cluster assembly protein, which produces MSEEVTIDTTELGEKIVKVLKTIYDPEIPVDIYELGLIYDVLVNEEYEVKILMTLTSPNCPVAETLPVEVEEKVKSIDILKDVAVEITFDPPWTQDLMSEEAKLELGLL; this is translated from the coding sequence ATGAGCGAAGAAGTAACGATAGATACTACGGAACTGGGTGAAAAAATCGTTAAGGTTTTAAAGACCATTTATGATCCTGAAATCCCTGTGGATATTTATGAATTGGGGCTCATATATGACGTTTTGGTCAATGAGGAGTATGAAGTGAAAATTCTAATGACCTTGACTTCACCCAACTGTCCCGTGGCGGAAACCTTGCCGGTAGAGGTGGAGGAAAAGGTAAAATCCATAGATATTTTAAAGGATGTTGCGGTAGAAATCACCTTTGACCCGCCCTGGACCCAGGATTTGATGAGTGAAGAGGCCAAACTGGAACTGGGGTTGTTATAG
- a CDS encoding SufE family protein: protein MGIQEIQEGIVDEFSLFEDWMEKYEYMIGLGKSLPLIKEEYKTDDNIIKGCQSKVWVHAELNDDRLVFTADSDAIITKGIIAILIRAFSNQKPQDIIDADTGFIDEIGLKEHLSPTRANGLVSMIKQLKLYAIAYQTQLN, encoded by the coding sequence ATGGGTATCCAAGAAATTCAGGAAGGGATTGTGGACGAATTTAGTTTGTTCGAGGACTGGATGGAAAAGTATGAATACATGATAGGATTGGGGAAATCCCTTCCCTTGATAAAAGAAGAATACAAAACCGATGACAATATCATAAAAGGCTGTCAGAGCAAGGTTTGGGTACATGCGGAACTGAATGACGACCGATTGGTTTTTACGGCAGATAGTGATGCCATTATCACCAAAGGCATTATTGCCATATTGATCAGGGCTTTTAGTAATCAAAAGCCTCAGGACATCATAGATGCGGATACTGGATTTATTGATGAAATAGGGCTTAAGGAACACTTATCCCCAACAAGGGCAAACGGTTTGGTAAGTATGATAAAGCAATTGAAGCTTTACGCCATTGCCTATCAGACACAATTAAACTAA
- a CDS encoding aminotransferase class V-fold PLP-dependent enzyme, with the protein MAKTTLALQKIRKDFPILDREVNGRPLVYFDNAATSQTPQQVIDVIVHYYQNYNANIHRGVHFLSQEATDAYEQARIKIQKHFNIGKSHEVIFTSGTTHAINLVANGFSGFLKSGDEILVSAMEHHSNIVPWQMLCERTGVQLKVIPMNQDGELVMDSYHNLLSNRTKLVFCNHVSNALGTINPIKKIIDAAHAVGAAVLVDGAQAAPHLKADVQALDVDFYTVSAHKVCGPTGVGVLYGKEEWLNKLPPYQGGGEMIAEVTFEKTTYADLPHKFEAGTPNIAGGIAFGAALDYMNSIGFEAIAAYEEELLHYATSELKKIEGLKIYGEASQKAAVVSFNIKGIHPYDIGTILDKLGIAVRTGHHCAQPIMDFYQIPGTVRASFSFYNTKAEIDALVAGVQKARNMLI; encoded by the coding sequence ATGGCAAAAACAACACTGGCTCTCCAAAAAATACGTAAGGACTTCCCTATTCTAGATCGGGAGGTCAATGGAAGACCCTTGGTCTATTTTGATAATGCGGCTACTTCGCAAACACCGCAACAGGTCATTGATGTTATTGTACACTATTATCAAAACTATAATGCCAATATCCACCGGGGGGTACATTTCCTGTCCCAGGAAGCTACGGATGCATATGAACAGGCACGGATCAAAATCCAAAAACACTTTAATATCGGCAAATCCCATGAAGTGATTTTCACTTCTGGAACGACCCATGCCATTAATCTGGTGGCCAATGGTTTTTCCGGTTTTTTAAAATCAGGGGACGAGATTTTGGTGTCCGCCATGGAACACCATTCCAACATTGTGCCCTGGCAAATGCTCTGTGAACGTACCGGCGTACAGTTGAAGGTGATTCCTATGAACCAGGATGGGGAATTGGTTATGGACTCGTATCACAATTTGCTTTCCAATAGGACAAAGTTGGTATTCTGCAATCATGTGTCCAATGCCTTGGGGACAATCAATCCCATAAAAAAAATTATAGATGCCGCACATGCTGTGGGTGCCGCGGTATTGGTGGACGGCGCACAGGCAGCACCACATCTAAAAGCGGATGTTCAGGCATTGGATGTGGATTTTTATACCGTTTCCGCACATAAAGTATGCGGACCAACGGGAGTGGGTGTGCTCTATGGAAAGGAAGAATGGCTCAACAAACTTCCGCCATACCAGGGCGGTGGTGAAATGATTGCCGAAGTTACTTTTGAAAAAACCACCTATGCCGATCTGCCCCATAAGTTTGAGGCAGGAACACCCAACATAGCAGGGGGTATTGCCTTTGGTGCGGCCTTGGATTATATGAACAGCATAGGTTTTGAGGCCATTGCGGCCTATGAGGAAGAGCTTTTGCACTATGCCACTTCGGAATTAAAGAAGATAGAGGGCTTAAAAATATATGGGGAGGCCTCCCAAAAAGCGGCTGTGGTCTCCTTTAATATTAAAGGGATACATCCCTACGATATCGGGACTATTCTGGATAAACTGGGCATTGCCGTCCGTACGGGCCACCACTGTGCACAACCCATTATGGATTTTTACCAAATTCCGGGAACGGTTAGGGCAAGTTTTAGTTTTTATAATACCAAAGCAGAAATAGACGCACTTGTAGCGGGAGTACAAAAAGCTCGGAACATGCTTATATAA
- a CDS encoding porin family protein: MKRKLFLLVLLSLSIKVGQSQDKKFGLMGGANYSNVFGDLKDNFDVERRISYHVGAFSFLSLSDRIAFSPRVAYSSQGYHIEFGLRQTPNEPLTLFEFTTRLNYLNVPLLLKYYLKPDFSINFGPQLGFLLNTVTVNKNTSGPSLGDDTTRISGDFRVDYGLKVGAAYAITHDVFVELNYFQGFSNISRDSIIPTESNNNSVYQLSVGYFLF, translated from the coding sequence ATGAAAAGAAAACTGTTCTTACTTGTACTTTTATCGCTTTCCATAAAAGTTGGTCAGTCACAGGACAAGAAATTTGGTCTTATGGGCGGCGCGAATTATTCCAATGTATTTGGCGATCTAAAGGATAATTTTGATGTCGAACGGAGGATTTCGTACCATGTCGGGGCCTTTTCATTTTTAAGTTTATCCGATAGAATAGCATTTTCTCCGAGGGTGGCCTATTCCTCCCAGGGATATCATATTGAATTTGGATTACGGCAGACCCCAAATGAACCACTAACGCTTTTTGAATTTACTACTCGTTTGAACTACTTGAACGTTCCTTTACTGTTGAAGTATTATTTGAAGCCCGACTTTTCAATTAATTTTGGCCCTCAATTGGGATTTTTATTAAATACGGTAACTGTAAACAAAAACACTTCAGGGCCTTCATTGGGTGATGATACCACAAGGATTTCGGGAGATTTTAGGGTTGATTATGGGCTTAAGGTGGGAGCTGCATATGCAATCACTCATGATGTATTTGTAGAACTGAATTACTTTCAAGGATTCTCCAACATTTCAAGGGACAGTATTATTCCCACCGAATCCAACAACAATTCAGTATATCAGTTATCCGTGGGGTATTTTCTATTTTAG
- the sufD gene encoding Fe-S cluster assembly protein SufD, translating to MDLKDKLVSSFLAFESKVDVNHPVHDIRSAAIKNFELKGFPNKKQEAWKYTSLNNLQKIDFSVFPKKENVLEYKDVKKYFLHEIDTYKIVFIDGIYSSYLSETTHDGVDVCLMSSALTKPMYRQVIDVYFNKVASKDESLTTLNTAFSKEGAYIYIPKNKAPRKPIQILHLATGNEAALLLQPRNLIIAEENAELQVIERHQSLTENAVFTNSVTEIFAAKSARIDYYKVQNDKESATLVDNTYIDQKDTSNVSVHTFSFGGKLTRNNLNFYQDGERIDSTLKGVTILGEKQHVDHHTLVHHAQPNCESHQDYKGIFGEKSTGVFNGKIIVDKIAQKTNAFQQNNNILISDQATVNTKPQLEIFADDVKCSHGCTIGQLDEDALFYLQSRGIPKKEATALLMYAFANNVLESVRIPELKTRINSLIAQKLGVRVGFEM from the coding sequence ATGGATTTAAAAGATAAACTGGTATCGTCCTTTTTGGCATTCGAAAGTAAAGTTGATGTCAACCATCCCGTTCATGATATCCGTTCAGCGGCCATTAAAAATTTTGAGCTCAAAGGCTTTCCAAACAAAAAGCAGGAAGCTTGGAAGTATACTTCGCTGAACAATTTGCAGAAGATTGATTTCAGTGTGTTCCCCAAGAAAGAGAATGTACTGGAATATAAGGATGTCAAAAAGTACTTTCTTCACGAAATAGATACCTATAAAATTGTGTTTATTGACGGTATCTACAGTAGCTACTTATCCGAGACCACGCATGATGGCGTCGATGTTTGTTTAATGAGTTCTGCCTTGACAAAGCCCATGTACAGACAGGTCATCGATGTTTATTTTAACAAGGTGGCCTCCAAAGACGAATCCTTGACGACCCTGAATACGGCTTTTAGCAAAGAAGGGGCCTATATCTATATCCCCAAAAACAAAGCACCCAGAAAGCCCATTCAAATTCTACATTTAGCTACGGGTAATGAGGCTGCTTTGCTATTACAGCCCCGTAATTTGATCATTGCAGAGGAAAATGCGGAACTTCAGGTAATAGAACGGCACCAAAGTTTAACGGAAAATGCAGTTTTCACGAACTCCGTTACCGAAATTTTTGCGGCCAAAAGCGCGAGGATAGATTATTACAAGGTTCAAAATGATAAGGAATCGGCCACTTTGGTGGACAACACCTATATTGACCAGAAAGACACCAGTAATGTTAGCGTGCATACGTTCTCGTTTGGCGGAAAACTTACCCGGAACAATTTGAATTTTTATCAAGATGGGGAACGTATCGATTCTACCCTCAAAGGGGTGACCATCCTTGGGGAAAAACAACATGTGGACCATCATACCCTGGTACATCATGCACAACCCAATTGCGAGAGCCATCAGGATTACAAAGGTATTTTTGGGGAAAAATCCACAGGGGTCTTCAATGGAAAGATCATTGTGGATAAGATTGCCCAAAAGACCAACGCCTTTCAACAGAACAATAACATATTGATCAGTGATCAGGCAACGGTAAATACCAAACCGCAGTTGGAGATTTTTGCCGATGATGTCAAGTGCTCCCACGGTTGTACCATAGGCCAATTGGATGAGGATGCCTTGTTTTACCTACAGTCACGGGGTATCCCTAAAAAGGAGGCAACCGCCCTTTTGATGTATGCCTTTGCGAACAATGTTCTGGAGAGCGTGCGCATACCGGAGTTAAAAACACGAATCAATTCCCTTATCGCCCAAAAGCTTGGGGTCAGGGTCGGTTTTGAAATGTAG
- the sufC gene encoding Fe-S cluster assembly ATPase SufC, producing MLEIKDLHASVEDKKILKGINLTVNPGEVHAIMGPNGSGKSTLASVIAGKEDFEVKKGSISLEGEDLEELAPEERAHKGIFMSFQYPVEIPGVTVTNFMKTAINESRKAKGLEDMPANEMLKLIREKSEMLEIDRKFLSRSLNEGFSGGEKKRNEIFQLAMMEPKLAILDETDSGLDIDALRIVANGVNKLRSKDNAIVVITHYQRLLEYIIPDYVHVLFDGRIAKSGGKELALELEEKGYDWIKQEVVV from the coding sequence ATGTTAGAAATCAAAGATTTACACGCCAGTGTTGAGGATAAAAAGATTCTGAAAGGAATAAACCTTACCGTGAACCCTGGGGAGGTACACGCCATTATGGGACCCAACGGTTCCGGTAAGAGCACATTGGCCTCGGTAATTGCCGGGAAAGAGGATTTTGAGGTAAAAAAGGGAAGCATTTCCTTGGAAGGGGAGGATTTAGAGGAATTGGCACCGGAGGAAAGGGCCCATAAAGGCATTTTTATGTCCTTTCAATACCCTGTGGAAATTCCGGGGGTAACCGTGACAAACTTCATGAAAACGGCCATCAACGAAAGTAGAAAAGCAAAAGGTTTGGAGGACATGCCTGCCAATGAAATGCTCAAGTTGATCCGGGAAAAGTCCGAAATGTTGGAAATCGATAGAAAATTCCTTTCACGCTCCTTGAACGAAGGTTTTTCCGGAGGGGAGAAAAAGCGCAACGAAATCTTTCAATTGGCCATGATGGAACCCAAATTGGCCATTTTGGACGAAACGGATTCCGGATTGGATATTGACGCCTTGCGCATTGTGGCCAATGGTGTGAACAAATTGCGGAGCAAGGACAATGCCATTGTGGTCATTACCCATTACCAAAGATTGTTGGAATACATTATTCCCGATTATGTGCACGTGCTTTTTGATGGGCGAATTGCAAAGTCCGGTGGAAAGGAACTGGCTTTGGAACTGGAGGAAAAAGGTTACGATTGGATCAAGCAAGAAGTAGTCGTGTAA